Proteins encoded together in one Terriglobus saanensis SP1PR4 window:
- a CDS encoding dihydroorotase, whose translation MSSSKTSSAILIRGGRVVDPSRSADALSDVLLDGGVIAEVAAPGKLDAAAKKVRAEFLEADGCVVAPGFIDLHVHLREPGQTHKETIRTGTMAAAAGGFTTVCAMPNTTPVNDTPEWSRWMQDPERGASVRLLPVPAATVGSMGEKLTDYAALKKAGAIAVSDDGKPILEDKIMRACLVAAAKLGLPVSQHAEDTRLTGGCSMHAGDVSFRLGLRGMTIEAESQIVERDIRLLEEIERKEKLRPHLHVQHVSTLKALEAIRAAKKRGLHVTCEVAPHHFALTDEAVFTSAKMNPPLRPESERQACIAALLDGTVDAIATDHAPHAHHEKNVEFERAPNGITGLETALGLALRLLHSQYGMPLEKVLALLTNGPASVFSLTGLGTLKKGASADVCVFDAGKVWAFDAERSLSMSKNTPFHDHAMQGQILWTIASGRVVYSAK comes from the coding sequence ATGAGCAGTTCAAAGACAAGCAGTGCAATTCTGATTCGCGGTGGGCGTGTGGTGGATCCGTCCCGCAGTGCAGATGCGTTGTCGGATGTGTTGCTGGATGGCGGAGTGATTGCCGAAGTAGCCGCGCCGGGCAAGCTGGATGCGGCTGCGAAGAAGGTGCGCGCCGAATTCCTGGAAGCAGATGGCTGCGTTGTGGCACCGGGCTTCATCGATCTGCATGTGCATCTGCGCGAACCGGGACAGACGCACAAGGAGACGATCCGCACGGGCACGATGGCTGCTGCCGCGGGTGGATTTACGACCGTGTGCGCAATGCCGAATACGACTCCTGTGAACGACACGCCGGAGTGGTCGCGATGGATGCAGGATCCGGAACGCGGCGCTTCGGTGCGGCTGCTTCCTGTGCCTGCAGCGACGGTAGGAAGTATGGGCGAAAAGCTGACCGACTATGCCGCGCTCAAGAAGGCTGGAGCCATTGCCGTCTCGGACGATGGCAAGCCGATTCTGGAAGACAAGATCATGCGCGCCTGCCTGGTGGCTGCAGCGAAGCTGGGCTTGCCCGTTTCGCAACATGCGGAAGACACGCGCCTCACCGGCGGATGCAGTATGCACGCGGGCGATGTTTCGTTTCGTCTGGGTCTGCGCGGGATGACGATTGAAGCAGAGTCTCAAATCGTGGAGCGCGATATTCGTCTGCTGGAAGAGATTGAACGCAAGGAGAAGCTGCGGCCGCATCTGCATGTGCAGCATGTCTCGACGCTGAAGGCTTTGGAGGCAATCCGCGCGGCAAAGAAGCGTGGATTGCACGTAACCTGCGAGGTGGCTCCGCATCATTTTGCGCTGACGGACGAGGCGGTCTTCACCTCGGCGAAGATGAATCCTCCGCTGCGTCCGGAGAGCGAGCGGCAGGCCTGCATCGCCGCTCTACTGGATGGAACGGTGGATGCGATTGCGACCGATCACGCTCCGCATGCGCATCATGAAAAGAACGTGGAGTTCGAACGTGCACCGAATGGCATCACCGGGCTGGAGACAGCGCTCGGCTTGGCGCTGCGCCTTCTGCACAGCCAATACGGTATGCCACTGGAAAAGGTGCTGGCTCTTCTGACGAACGGACCTGCCAGCGTCTTTAGTTTGACGGGCTTAGGCACGTTGAAAAAGGGCGCATCCGCGGACGTCTGCGTCTTCGATGCTGGAAAAGTGTGGGCTTTTGACGCGGAGCGGTCGCTTTCCATGTCGAAGAACACGCCATTCCACGATCACGCGATGCAGGGGCAGATCCTTTGGACGATCGCTTCCGGCAGAGTTGTTTACAGCGCGAAATAA
- a CDS encoding aspartate carbamoyltransferase catalytic subunit, with protein MRMKSTTKMEQRVAAGSLLSVEELEIKDVVSILKLADVLEDEKHTKRTKRLEGRKVALLFYESSTRTRTSFELAAKSLGAITTLVSDKSSSIEKGESLHDTGVTLRALGAECIILRSNFSGAPWVLARSTDLPVLNAGDGMHEHPSQALLDLRTMIARLGLKKKRVDEKLLRGVTVVITGDILHSRVARSNAMLLPRLGAKVVLCGPTELLPEQALTLGEGVEIERDFDAALQRATVAMMLRVQRERLAGMELNVAEYVAKYQLNAERLQKFAPKALVMHPGPMVRGMEIDSAVADGAQSAIEEQVTHGLYVRMALLVRALKAGQR; from the coding sequence ATGCGAATGAAGAGTACGACGAAGATGGAGCAGCGGGTGGCTGCGGGGTCTTTGCTCTCTGTGGAAGAGCTGGAGATCAAGGATGTGGTTTCGATTCTGAAGTTGGCGGATGTGCTCGAGGACGAGAAGCATACCAAACGCACGAAGCGGCTTGAAGGTCGCAAGGTGGCTCTCCTGTTTTATGAGAGCAGCACGCGCACGCGGACTTCGTTCGAGCTGGCGGCGAAGAGCCTGGGCGCGATCACGACGCTGGTGAGCGATAAGAGTTCTTCGATTGAAAAGGGCGAGAGCCTGCACGATACCGGCGTAACGCTGCGGGCGCTGGGCGCGGAGTGCATCATTCTGCGCTCGAATTTTTCGGGCGCACCGTGGGTCCTGGCGCGGTCTACCGATCTGCCCGTTTTGAATGCAGGGGACGGGATGCATGAGCATCCTTCACAGGCGCTGCTCGACCTGCGCACGATGATCGCGCGGCTGGGCCTGAAGAAGAAGCGCGTCGACGAGAAGCTGCTACGTGGCGTGACCGTGGTGATTACCGGAGACATTCTGCACTCGCGCGTAGCGCGCAGCAATGCGATGCTTCTGCCACGGCTCGGCGCAAAGGTCGTCCTCTGTGGACCGACTGAGTTGCTGCCCGAGCAGGCACTGACGCTCGGCGAGGGCGTGGAGATTGAGCGGGACTTCGATGCGGCCCTGCAGCGCGCGACAGTCGCGATGATGTTGCGGGTACAGCGCGAGCGGCTGGCGGGGATGGAATTGAATGTGGCTGAGTATGTCGCAAAGTATCAGTTGAACGCAGAGCGTTTGCAGAAGTTTGCGCCGAAGGCACTCGTGATGCATCCGGGGCCAATGGTGCGCGGGATGGAGATCGACTCCGCCGTAGCGGATGGTGCACAGAGCGCGATTGAAGAGCAGGTGACGCATGGGCTCTACGTGCGAATGGCGTTGCTGGTAAGAGCGTTGAAGGCGGGGCAACGATGA
- a CDS encoding sialate O-acetylesterase yields MRSSRYLIALVLSSAALTYAEPRLPSVLSDHAVLQRDRPVRIWGWATPQEKITVKFHDQTRTANADALGEWQVFLLPEHAGGPFTLSVTSDQSGTPIERKDILLGDVWIASGQSNMEMPLKGFGSGTPIKDSEKEIAAANHPRIRLLLQKKATSTVPLTDSADTWTECTPDTAANFSAVAYFFGREISEKENVPIGLIDTTWGGTPAHAWISLEGIAAANLTSVANDAAVIARDQGIADRLRADYARQADAAKAAGQPVPAHPPIPNDHAGSWTPGTLYNAMIAPYIRYTIKGAIWYQGETDTAPARAPYYSRVFSTLIKDWRAQWAQGDFPFFYVQISSYTADNDGWGRVRDAQRRTLALVNTGQAVTLDVGLEKNIHPPDKQTVGARLAANALATVYGKKMEYSSPEFLQATTEPGAMRVWFTHGEGLTTKGQALGGFEVAGDDHKFVSVTATLEKVAGTETIVLTAPSIAMPKYARYAWTGFVTSFVYNAAGFPLGTFTSESM; encoded by the coding sequence ATGCGTTCTTCGCGTTACCTGATTGCCCTGGTTCTCTCTTCCGCCGCCCTCACCTACGCAGAACCCCGCCTTCCTAGCGTCCTCTCCGACCACGCCGTTCTACAGCGCGACCGTCCCGTCCGCATCTGGGGATGGGCCACGCCGCAGGAGAAGATCACGGTCAAGTTCCACGATCAGACCCGCACCGCGAACGCCGACGCTCTCGGCGAATGGCAGGTTTTTCTTCTCCCCGAACACGCCGGTGGCCCCTTCACGCTCTCTGTCACGAGCGACCAATCCGGTACACCCATCGAGCGCAAAGACATCCTCCTCGGCGACGTCTGGATCGCCTCCGGCCAGTCCAACATGGAGATGCCGCTCAAAGGCTTCGGCAGTGGCACTCCTATCAAGGACAGCGAAAAGGAGATCGCCGCCGCCAATCATCCGCGCATCCGCCTTCTCCTGCAAAAAAAAGCGACTTCTACCGTTCCGCTGACAGACTCCGCCGATACGTGGACAGAGTGCACCCCGGACACCGCCGCCAACTTCTCCGCTGTCGCCTACTTTTTTGGTCGCGAGATCTCCGAGAAGGAAAACGTCCCCATCGGGCTCATCGACACCACCTGGGGAGGAACGCCCGCTCACGCCTGGATCTCGCTCGAAGGCATCGCAGCTGCTAACCTCACCTCGGTCGCGAATGACGCAGCCGTCATTGCTCGCGATCAGGGCATCGCCGACCGCCTCCGCGCCGACTATGCCCGCCAAGCCGACGCTGCTAAGGCCGCAGGCCAACCCGTTCCCGCGCACCCGCCCATTCCCAACGACCACGCCGGTTCCTGGACGCCGGGAACCCTCTACAACGCCATGATTGCGCCTTACATCCGCTACACCATCAAGGGAGCCATCTGGTACCAGGGCGAAACCGACACCGCACCGGCGCGCGCGCCTTACTACTCCCGCGTCTTTTCCACGCTCATCAAGGACTGGCGCGCGCAGTGGGCGCAGGGTGATTTCCCGTTCTTCTACGTGCAGATCTCCAGCTACACTGCGGATAACGACGGCTGGGGACGCGTCCGCGACGCCCAGCGCCGTACCCTCGCTCTCGTTAACACCGGACAAGCGGTCACCCTGGACGTCGGTCTGGAGAAGAATATTCATCCACCGGACAAACAGACCGTCGGAGCACGTCTGGCAGCCAATGCCCTGGCCACGGTTTACGGGAAAAAGATGGAGTACAGCTCGCCCGAGTTCCTTCAAGCCACCACAGAACCCGGAGCCATGCGCGTCTGGTTTACCCACGGGGAAGGCCTCACGACGAAAGGCCAAGCCCTTGGCGGCTTTGAAGTTGCAGGCGACGACCACAAGTTCGTCTCAGTCACTGCCACTCTTGAGAAGGTCGCGGGAACAGAGACCATCGTCCTCACCGCGCCCAGCATCGCCATGCCGAAGTACGCCCGCTACGCCTGGACCGGATTCGTAACGAGCTTCGTCTACAACGCGGCAGGATTCCCGCTAGGAACTTTCACCTCAGAGTCGATGTAG
- the pyrR gene encoding bifunctional pyr operon transcriptional regulator/uracil phosphoribosyltransferase PyrR gives MSNVEANKQLREKGRLMSASEIDRTLVRLAHQIVEKNEGSQNLGLIGIKRRGFPLAERIAKMISTIEKTPVETGVLDISFYRDDLSTKDKRPVVTNGAIGFDIEGRDVILMDDVLYTGRTIRAALDALFDHGRPRSVQLLVLIDRGHRELPIEAQFVGRHVPTSSREVIEVKLREIDGEEQVLLMELPE, from the coding sequence ATGAGCAACGTCGAAGCAAACAAGCAGTTACGTGAGAAGGGCCGCTTGATGTCGGCCTCTGAGATCGATCGCACCCTGGTGCGTTTGGCGCATCAGATTGTGGAGAAGAACGAAGGCTCACAGAACCTCGGCCTGATCGGGATCAAGCGGCGCGGCTTTCCTCTGGCCGAGCGTATCGCCAAGATGATTTCGACCATTGAGAAGACCCCCGTGGAGACAGGCGTTCTGGATATCAGCTTTTACCGGGACGATCTGAGCACCAAGGACAAGCGTCCCGTGGTGACGAATGGCGCGATTGGCTTCGATATCGAGGGACGCGACGTGATCCTGATGGATGACGTTCTTTACACGGGACGGACAATTCGCGCGGCCCTGGATGCTCTGTTTGACCATGGGCGGCCGCGCAGCGTGCAGCTGCTGGTGCTGATTGATCGCGGACATCGCGAACTGCCAATCGAGGCGCAGTTTGTGGGGCGGCATGTGCCGACAAGTTCGCGTGAAGTGATCGAGGTGAAGTTGCGCGAGATCGATGGTGAAGAACAGGTGTTATTGATGGAGTTGCCGGAGTAG
- a CDS encoding TolC family protein — MASHDSRTSRSLRLLSLGRLLAVSVALLSPALSAKGQISFTSAIDLSLRNSPRVKVAEDDVRKAQAVLLETKSVFIPSIVAGGGAGASSGITLNVPTIFTINAQSLVFNSSQRDYIRAARSGLEAATLALTNVREQIAEDAAVSYLSLDRTQKREGAMADEYRFAVRLVAIVQERFDAGLDTDRELKKARRTLVQIRLLQLQLEDEKASLRDHLARLTGLPGSNLETVPESVPSSAAFRAPEKASADAYRDTPEVLSAQANARAKWQTAFGDSRYTWRPQITFDAQYGRISPINNVSTYYNLNGNYNTLAAGIQIQLPFLDRTRRAKGREAMADAQHAAHELDFLRDQQGESRLKVSHNVAELEAKVELAELDAGIAQDDLNAMSVQVKADGGNSAPPMTPKDEQNVHIQERQRFIDSLDAKLQLQEAEISLLRQTTGLNEWLRSLVVTTVAPVPR, encoded by the coding sequence ATGGCGTCTCATGATTCGCGAACGTCGCGTTCTTTACGCCTCCTGTCACTAGGCCGTCTCCTGGCCGTGTCAGTTGCGCTCCTCTCTCCGGCGCTGTCGGCGAAGGGCCAGATCTCCTTCACCTCGGCCATCGATCTCTCGCTGCGGAACAGTCCTCGCGTCAAAGTTGCCGAAGACGATGTCCGGAAGGCGCAGGCCGTGTTGTTGGAGACGAAGTCCGTCTTTATTCCCAGCATTGTTGCGGGCGGCGGAGCTGGCGCTTCGTCGGGCATTACGCTGAACGTTCCCACGATCTTTACGATCAACGCCCAATCGCTCGTCTTCAATTCTTCGCAAAGGGACTACATCCGCGCTGCGCGTTCGGGCCTGGAAGCCGCGACCTTGGCCCTGACCAACGTGCGGGAGCAGATTGCAGAAGACGCCGCCGTCAGCTACCTGTCTCTCGATCGGACCCAGAAGCGCGAAGGAGCGATGGCGGACGAATACAGGTTCGCCGTCCGTCTGGTCGCGATCGTGCAGGAGCGTTTCGACGCAGGCCTGGACACGGACCGCGAACTGAAGAAGGCCCGCCGCACCCTCGTGCAGATCAGGCTGCTCCAGCTTCAGTTGGAAGACGAAAAGGCTTCCCTGCGCGACCACCTGGCAAGACTCACAGGTCTGCCCGGCAGCAATCTGGAAACGGTGCCGGAGAGCGTGCCTTCGAGCGCGGCCTTTCGGGCTCCGGAAAAAGCGAGCGCCGATGCTTACCGAGATACGCCCGAGGTCCTGTCCGCGCAGGCGAACGCGCGTGCCAAGTGGCAGACGGCCTTCGGCGATTCACGTTACACGTGGAGGCCGCAGATCACGTTTGACGCGCAGTATGGACGCATCAGCCCTATCAATAACGTTTCCACGTATTACAACCTGAACGGCAATTACAACACCCTGGCCGCCGGGATTCAGATCCAGCTTCCCTTTCTGGATAGAACCAGAAGGGCCAAAGGGCGCGAAGCGATGGCCGACGCCCAGCACGCCGCACATGAACTGGATTTTCTCCGCGATCAGCAAGGGGAGTCCCGGCTCAAAGTGAGCCACAATGTTGCGGAGTTGGAAGCCAAGGTCGAGCTCGCCGAGCTGGACGCGGGCATCGCACAGGACGACCTCAACGCCATGTCGGTTCAGGTCAAGGCAGACGGTGGAAACTCGGCGCCGCCAATGACCCCGAAGGACGAGCAGAACGTCCACATCCAGGAACGGCAACGCTTCATCGACTCGCTCGATGCCAAACTCCAGCTACAGGAGGCGGAGATCTCTCTGCTTCGTCAGACTACTGGGCTGAACGAGTGGCTTCGGTCGCTTGTGGTTACCACTGTGGCGCCAGTCCCGCGTTAA
- a CDS encoding MerR family transcriptional regulator, whose amino-acid sequence MAPSFRMTPSSPIRQIGKSEIPDKLYFRIGEVARLCEVPPYVLRFWESEFPQLKPNKGGTGQRLYRRKDAEMAMRIKRLLYDEGYTIPGARQVFKSEVKQKEPELFRMEPSQAVPKTDLSSLRKSLQEIADLLSRPSPGTVGQSRRARIIPSTRQTKVMDRKPELPPLF is encoded by the coding sequence TTGGCCCCCTCCTTTCGCATGACGCCCTCCTCTCCAATCCGGCAGATCGGCAAGTCGGAGATTCCTGACAAGCTGTACTTCCGTATCGGTGAGGTAGCTCGCCTCTGCGAGGTGCCTCCTTACGTTCTGCGTTTCTGGGAGAGCGAGTTTCCTCAGCTCAAACCCAATAAAGGCGGAACGGGGCAGCGTCTCTATCGACGCAAAGACGCGGAGATGGCGATGCGCATCAAGCGTCTCCTCTACGACGAGGGGTACACGATCCCTGGGGCGCGCCAGGTCTTCAAGTCCGAGGTCAAGCAGAAGGAGCCTGAACTCTTTCGCATGGAACCGAGCCAGGCTGTCCCGAAGACCGATCTCTCCAGCCTGCGCAAGAGCCTGCAGGAGATCGCCGATCTCCTCTCCCGTCCTTCACCCGGGACGGTAGGGCAATCGCGTCGTGCGCGAATTATTCCCTCTACACGACAAACCAAGGTAATGGATCGCAAACCAGAACTCCCGCCACTTTTCTAA
- the folP gene encoding dihydropteroate synthase: MSFLTHPRPEKEWRIGSRTLFLGSRTLLMGIVNLTPDSFSDGGQFSTTQTAIDHALRLLDEGAEILDLGAESTRPGATLDLAAEDEQQRLAPVLEGILRARPDCVLSVDTFRASTARFAVERGALIVNDVSGLTWDCEMAQTLATLSCGAILMHTRGLPLEWKSQKQLAPTEVMPTVTDGLTSILANAEQADISLDRIVLDPGFGFGKRAEENLTLLAHFGELHRFGRPLLVGLSRKGFLAPHLAPRDRVPATVAANTAAILAGAHILRVHDVAAARQASDLADSLLAQTIAF; encoded by the coding sequence ATGTCCTTTCTGACGCATCCCCGGCCAGAGAAGGAGTGGCGCATCGGTTCGCGCACTCTCTTTCTGGGGAGCCGCACGCTCCTGATGGGCATCGTGAATCTCACCCCGGACTCCTTCTCGGACGGCGGCCAGTTTTCCACCACGCAAACCGCAATCGACCACGCCCTCCGTCTGCTGGACGAAGGCGCTGAGATCCTCGACCTCGGCGCGGAGTCGACGCGCCCCGGCGCAACGCTCGATCTCGCTGCTGAGGACGAGCAGCAGCGACTGGCTCCTGTACTCGAAGGCATTCTTCGCGCCCGGCCGGATTGCGTTCTCTCTGTGGACACCTTTCGCGCCTCCACCGCGCGTTTCGCCGTGGAGCGCGGTGCGCTTATCGTCAACGATGTCTCCGGTCTTACCTGGGATTGTGAGATGGCGCAGACGCTGGCGACACTCTCCTGTGGCGCTATCCTGATGCACACCCGTGGTCTTCCTTTGGAATGGAAGTCGCAGAAGCAGCTTGCGCCCACGGAGGTCATGCCTACGGTTACGGATGGCCTGACCTCGATCCTTGCCAACGCGGAACAGGCAGATATCTCGCTGGATCGCATTGTGCTCGATCCGGGCTTTGGCTTCGGCAAACGCGCGGAAGAGAACCTGACGCTCCTGGCCCACTTCGGCGAGCTTCACCGCTTTGGTCGGCCGCTCCTCGTGGGCCTGTCGCGCAAAGGCTTCCTTGCACCGCATCTCGCGCCGCGTGATCGTGTGCCCGCAACCGTCGCAGCTAACACCGCGGCCATTCTTGCCGGGGCGCATATCCTACGTGTGCATGACGTCGCCGCAGCGCGCCAGGCCTCTGATCTCGCGGACTCTCTTCTCGCCCAGACCATCGCGTTCTAG
- a CDS encoding DNA recombination protein RmuC, translating into MLLVLIALAALNFIGLIVLLLRKTEAPPLDPRLAQLPEAITDLRARSGTVEDHLRSSIAELRREQAEAAQHTRDAASRSFAELRTEIQASITTLGTTLTGGLNSFRTDNAASADLLRSAVAKDLDTISRNLTAFINDANKQQIAAQDTLHNRLNDLGINQTTQLEKLNRDNSAKLEEMRQTVDEKLHATLQTRLTESFGQVATHLGEVQKGLGEMKELATGVSDLKRVFSNVKSRGIVGELLLEQLIGELFTPEQFQKNAKIKQGSQETVEFALKVPIGEDQTALLAIDSKFPLGDWERLELARETANQSDIDLAGKAFERSIRNEGQKICSKYIEEPTTLPFAIMYLPTENLYAEVLRRPGLISDLQHNCQVSVVGPSTFMHMMATFRMGFRTIAIQKKGGEVWKVLNASKREFEKFGVLMEKVNDQVGTVQNTLEKIRSKTTMINRVLKTVDREVASMGPQSESNLLAFEEIAGVAPLLAATEEE; encoded by the coding sequence ATGCTTCTCGTACTTATCGCGCTCGCAGCGCTGAATTTTATCGGTCTGATCGTCTTGCTCCTGCGTAAAACAGAAGCGCCGCCGCTCGACCCGCGTCTCGCGCAACTCCCCGAAGCCATTACCGATCTGCGCGCCCGCTCCGGCACAGTGGAAGACCATCTCCGCAGCAGCATCGCCGAGCTTCGCCGCGAACAGGCAGAAGCCGCACAGCACACACGCGACGCGGCGTCGCGCTCCTTTGCTGAATTGCGTACGGAGATTCAGGCCTCCATCACTACGTTGGGCACCACGTTGACGGGTGGGCTTAACAGCTTTCGCACGGACAATGCTGCTTCGGCTGACCTTCTGCGCTCGGCAGTAGCAAAAGATCTCGATACGATCAGTCGAAACCTGACTGCATTCATCAACGACGCGAATAAACAGCAGATCGCAGCCCAAGATACGTTACACAATCGCCTCAACGACCTTGGCATTAATCAGACCACTCAATTAGAGAAGCTCAACCGCGACAACTCCGCCAAGCTGGAAGAAATGCGCCAGACCGTCGATGAAAAGTTGCATGCCACGCTGCAGACGCGCCTCACGGAGAGTTTTGGTCAGGTAGCTACACATCTTGGCGAAGTACAAAAAGGCCTCGGTGAGATGAAAGAACTTGCCACTGGAGTGAGTGATCTCAAGCGGGTCTTTTCCAATGTGAAATCGCGCGGAATCGTGGGCGAACTTTTGCTCGAACAACTTATCGGCGAACTCTTTACGCCTGAGCAATTTCAGAAAAATGCGAAGATCAAACAAGGCTCACAAGAGACAGTTGAATTTGCGCTCAAAGTACCGATAGGTGAAGATCAAACAGCCCTTCTCGCTATTGACTCAAAATTCCCTCTCGGCGATTGGGAAAGATTAGAACTGGCGCGCGAAACAGCTAATCAGAGCGATATCGATTTGGCCGGTAAAGCTTTTGAGCGGTCGATCCGAAACGAGGGCCAGAAAATCTGCAGTAAATACATTGAAGAACCGACGACACTCCCTTTCGCCATCATGTATTTGCCCACGGAAAATCTTTATGCAGAAGTTTTGCGTCGTCCGGGACTTATCTCCGATCTTCAACATAACTGCCAAGTCTCTGTTGTCGGTCCTAGCACCTTCATGCACATGATGGCGACTTTTCGCATGGGCTTCCGCACCATAGCAATACAGAAAAAAGGAGGCGAAGTCTGGAAAGTATTGAATGCTTCCAAGAGAGAGTTTGAAAAATTTGGCGTTCTGATGGAAAAAGTAAACGACCAAGTTGGCACGGTTCAGAACACCTTGGAAAAGATACGCAGCAAGACGACTATGATTAATCGCGTCCTGAAAACGGTTGATCGTGAGGTCGCGTCAATGGGCCCTCAATCGGAGAGTAATCTCCTTGCCTTTGAAGAGATTGCTGGTGTAGCGCCTCTGCTTGCTGCGACGGAAGAAGAGTAA
- a CDS encoding GGDEF domain-containing protein yields the protein MVFNPLLLPDLIAMASLTALLFALRRTYNKAGLDGWMAGLFFIFLEIFAHAFYTPHGPWVRTMHAAMLDFYALAGLSFFFSGADRQQSRRRVAYMVLNSLPYLVLLTAYGYEVKNQFFYEALAIVSCLLGLGLVMAVKLRVWNAAVHVVFWAPLWFAAHHHDFRSMAYGSLFFLYAMTAFAFHQNKRVRGLGIWMLVAGFALWALVFLTHPAASTAANRIYATLSNLVWDMQKFLIVIGMLVVLLEEQLKMNETLALHDVLTGLPNRRLFDDRLLQSIQRALRNQKPVALITIDLNGFKKINDTLGHPAGDEILKAVASRLQSTLRATDTVARLGGDEFSIIVTDSLDAEQTRHLLVKIMTAFVTPIQLNTHGLVEVKASVGFALFPADTANMMELQAIADRRMYEHKRFQGVVLAEPQLSEAV from the coding sequence ATGGTGTTCAATCCACTCCTTCTCCCGGATCTGATCGCGATGGCGTCCCTGACGGCGCTGCTTTTCGCGCTCCGACGGACCTACAACAAGGCAGGCCTGGATGGCTGGATGGCCGGGCTGTTCTTCATCTTCCTGGAGATCTTCGCTCACGCCTTCTACACGCCCCATGGCCCCTGGGTCCGAACGATGCACGCCGCGATGCTGGATTTTTACGCACTGGCGGGTTTGAGCTTTTTCTTCTCCGGGGCGGACAGGCAGCAGTCCCGGAGACGTGTGGCCTACATGGTGCTCAACTCCCTTCCGTATCTTGTCCTGCTGACCGCATACGGCTACGAGGTCAAGAACCAGTTTTTCTACGAAGCGCTGGCCATCGTGTCCTGCCTGCTGGGCCTGGGCCTGGTGATGGCCGTGAAACTGAGGGTCTGGAACGCCGCAGTGCATGTTGTCTTCTGGGCCCCCCTCTGGTTCGCCGCACACCATCACGACTTTCGCTCCATGGCCTATGGATCGCTTTTCTTCCTTTATGCCATGACCGCCTTCGCCTTTCATCAGAACAAGCGTGTGCGCGGTCTGGGGATCTGGATGCTGGTTGCAGGATTTGCCTTGTGGGCTCTCGTATTTCTTACCCATCCCGCAGCCTCAACTGCAGCCAACCGCATCTACGCCACACTCTCGAACCTCGTGTGGGACATGCAGAAGTTCCTCATCGTCATCGGCATGCTTGTAGTCTTGCTGGAAGAGCAGCTGAAGATGAACGAGACCCTGGCACTGCATGATGTGCTGACAGGTCTGCCCAATCGGCGACTCTTCGATGACCGCCTGCTTCAGTCGATCCAACGGGCACTGCGCAATCAAAAACCGGTGGCCTTGATCACCATCGACCTGAACGGTTTCAAAAAGATTAACGACACGCTGGGCCACCCGGCGGGCGATGAGATTCTAAAGGCGGTTGCATCGCGCCTGCAGTCGACCCTGCGTGCGACCGATACCGTGGCGCGCCTGGGCGGTGATGAGTTCAGCATCATCGTCACGGACAGCCTAGATGCGGAGCAGACGCGGCATCTGCTGGTCAAAATCATGACCGCGTTCGTAACACCGATCCAGCTGAATACCCATGGTCTCGTGGAGGTAAAGGCTTCCGTCGGCTTTGCCCTCTTCCCTGCCGACACCGCCAACATGATGGAGCTCCAGGCCATCGCCGATCGGCGGATGTATGAGCACAAGCGTTTCCAAGGCGTTGTGCTCGCGGAACCGCAGTTGAGCGAAGCAGTTTGA